The stretch of DNA AAAGATTCTTTCAATTCTTTTCTAACTCTCTGTATATTATCGTTATATGAGATTTTATATTTAAATCCTTTATTCGCAAAACCGATTTGCTTTAAATATTCTAGTCTTACCAATTCGTTCAGATAAAACTGTAATTGTGTCTTTTTAAATCCTGTAATTTCCATTGCATCAAACCTTGAGAACTGATCTTCTTTAAAGGCTTTTTTCAACTTTTCAAAGAACTGCCTTAAACTTCCGTCTAGCTCGTCAATCTTTAAAATAATACTCTCAAATAGTATTTCTACAGCGTTCTCGATATCTTCAATCTCAGTAATTAAATAATCGTTTTTTATTTCTCTCTGATATTGATACAAAAGTGTAATTTGCTTGATAATACTTTGAAACATTTCATTTAATCGTCTCTTATTCTTTACATTACTAGGCAATTGTATTTGTGTCGCATATGGATTGATAACCTCATAATGTTTTAAATTCCTGATGATTTTTTGTATAAAGCCAACAGCCTTCTCTTCTCCGTTTTTATTAATTTCTCCGGCATTTCTGCGGTTCTGATAACTGATGATTTTCTCTGTCTGTTCCTCGCTTTCGTTGACTGCTACAATAAAGCTGCGGTTCATATTATCCTCATACAATTCTCCTTTTGTTGTTGCCGATAAACTGCTAAACTGACCTTTTACGATCTTATGACTCGATTTATTATTTCCCTTTTTATCCTTAATAGTAACCGAACTTCTTAAAACCTGGTTGCTGATAAATTCTCTCAACGCATACAATGCATCTTCCTTTAAACCGTCTAAATCTTCAATGATAATGATCTTTTGGAACAGATCGAACTCGCCCCAATTATACAAACTTGATTCTGTAATTCTTGTAAATCTCAACACATCTTCCTGTGGCATCATGTCTGCAATTCTGCTGATAATGTGCGTTTTTCCGCTTCCTGAACTTCCCTGTACAATTCCGTGTAACGGACTTCTGTTTAAATAACTGATCGTGATTAAAAATAAAAGGAGTCTGCTGTTTTCTTCGCCGATAATTCCGGCTTTTTCTATGAGCTGATTTAAGGATGTTAATAATTCTTTTTGCTGTAAAAAATCTACTGCTGTTTTCGGTTCTGCTTTTGGTTCTCTCGCTGATGGCGCAGATTCCGCAGATTTCTCTACAGTAACTTTTATTTTTTCAGTTGAAAGAAAAATATCTTTTCTTTTTTCTAACAGTTCTTTAAAAATACTTTCATCGTGTAACTGTAATGTCTCATTTATATCATTGTTCGGAAGTTCTACCGTTGATACTTTGTAACTCTTAAATTCTTCTGCATATTTCTTAACGGCTTTCTTTCCTGCATCGTCATTATCAAAACAAAAAATAATTTCCTCTAATTCTTTGAGTTCTTTGATGGCTGTTAAAATTTCTTCATTCAATCCGTTTGTTCCAAAGCAACTTATTACACTGTAATTGTCCCGTATTTCTTTTATCTGAAGCAAGCTCGCACAATCGATAATTGCTTCTGTTAATATCAGTTTTTTAGTTTCTGCTTTTGGATATCCCGGATAAATTCCGGAACGATTCTTCAGATAAAAATGTTTTCCGTTTTTGTTCTCTACGATTGCTCTAAAATAAAAGCTTACGATTTCATTTTCTTTATTCTTCAAAGGAAAAGCAATACACTTATTCGCAAAAAATACTGTAGCCTTTTTCTCCTGTTCTGTTGTTGACAAGTCCTTTATCCTGTAATAATCCAACTTCCAAAGCATTGCTGATTAATTCTTCGCTTTTCCTTTCTCCGTGATGGAACTGACCGCTGTTGTAACCAATCTCTAAAATGGAGTTGTCAAGATTCCTTTTCTCAATATATTGTTTTGCAGGAACGCTACAATACAAAGCTTTCCTAAAATAACTAAATGTGTTTTCTAAAAAGTCCGTGTCGGACAAATGATTATTTTTTTCTTTTGTAGGATTTTTTATAATTGACATTTCAGAACTGATTAAACTTTGTGCTTTCTTTATCGCTTCATGTTTCGTTAGCTTTTCGTAATCTTCTATAAACTGGATAACATCGCCGGTTTTTCCACAACTGTGGCATTTGTAAAAGTTCTTTTCCAGATTCACCTGAAGACTTGCCGTTTTATCATCGTGCATAAAACATTTAAGCATATTATTTTGGGGTTGCAAGTTGTAATACTGTAGAACCTCTGATAAACTTAAACGTTCTTTGATAGCGGAGATTTCCATAAATAAAAAATATTTTGAAAAAGTTTTATATACCTTATTGAGTACAAAGGTATATTATAAAATCTATTTTGCAAAAATTATTAGATTTTTATTTACCTTATAAAGTATTTATATTTGCTTATTATTAATAAAATACAGTGGTTTAATACCTTAAAAGATATAAATAATGGATTCGTTCGGTAAAAAATTAAGAGAATGCAGAGAAGCTAAAAACCTTTCCCAAAAGGATTTAGCAGGGATTTTAAATACTTCTTACTCTGTAATCGGAAAGTATGAACGTGATGAGATGATTCCTTCTATTGGGGTGGCTAAAAATATTGCTAAGATTTTAGGAACTACAGTTGGTTATCTTTTGGGAGAGACAGAAGAAGTAAATATTTTTAAAGATCCTGCAATGCTCAACCGTTTCAACGACATCGAAAAACTTGATCCTGAAAATAAAAAACATTTGCTTTCTGTAGTAGATGGGTTTATTCAGGCTCTTAAAATTAAAAATATTGCTGCACTTTAGTTCAGTTTCCTTATACAAACAGAACACTATAAAAATACAAAACCCACTACAATTGCAGTGGGTTTTTGTTTGTAATTTTATTTTCTAATTGGAGGAAGAGATTTTTCTGGTAAATAATTATCTATCTCATTTTGTTTTTGAATATCATTCTTAATTTGATCAAAATTAATTTCAAATTCTGATATTCTTGCGGAATCATCTTGTTTATATACTTTTTCCTTAAGTAAATCTATAATATCATTGAAGCTAGAGCTCATAAAAGGAGGAATAAAAAACAGTATCCTTGTGTCTTTTTAAATAGACATTCAATTTTCCGTTTTTATCCAATGTTGAATATGATAAAATTGAAACGTTTTTGGCTTCAATATCATAAGCAATAAGCTTAAAATCATTAAGTTTAATTTCTTGTGCATTCAACATTAAACTTAATATTAAAGTCAAAAAAAACAATAAGTTTTTCATTTTTGAAATATTAATGAGTAATTTTTTTTAAAGAGATTTCTCTAATCTCACTTTGTTCTAAGTTATCATAAAAATAAATACTATCATTCTCGATTTTTATTAAATCTATTATTTGATACATATCTGATATTACAGTAAATTCTAATGTAGAAGTATTTATTTTGACCAAATAAAATCCAGAGTTAAACCATTTTTTTCTAAAACAAGGAATATAAATAAATCCATTCTCATATAATAACGGACCTCCAAATATTTCTCTTTTTATCAGATTTCCATCAATAGACAATTTTCCAACTTCCGGACAACCTTGACAAATTTCGTATAGATCGTGATATAAAACTTCTTTTTTATTTGGAAGATTTATTTTTAGTCTAAAACTTATTGGGGTTTCAAGTTTCATAATTTTTAACGAGGAATAATTTTAGTTGCTTGATTTACTACACTTTTAGATTCTGTCAAAAACTGGATAGAGCCTCCTGTATAAAATCCTCCACCTTGAGGTCCAACTATTCCTATTTTAATTGGAGTTCCTTTAGGAACTATACCAGATGTATATTGAGTTAAAGGATTCCACTCTTGCTTTATTGCCACTACTGTTCTATTTGCAAATTCACTAGTTCCAACTCTT from Chryseobacterium piperi encodes:
- a CDS encoding helix-turn-helix domain-containing protein, with protein sequence MDSFGKKLRECREAKNLSQKDLAGILNTSYSVIGKYERDEMIPSIGVAKNIAKILGTTVGYLLGETEEVNIFKDPAMLNRFNDIEKLDPENKKHLLSVVDGFIQALKIKNIAAL
- a CDS encoding toprim domain-containing protein; the encoded protein is MLWKLDYYRIKDLSTTEQEKKATVFFANKCIAFPLKNKENEIVSFYFRAIVENKNGKHFYLKNRSGIYPGYPKAETKKLILTEAIIDCASLLQIKEIRDNYSVISCFGTNGLNEEILTAIKELKELEEIIFCFDNDDAGKKAVKKYAEEFKSYKVSTVELPNNDINETLQLHDESIFKELLEKRKDIFLSTEKIKVTVEKSAESAPSAREPKAEPKTAVDFLQQKELLTSLNQLIEKAGIIGEENSRLLLFLITISYLNRSPLHGIVQGSSGSGKTHIISRIADMMPQEDVLRFTRITESSLYNWGEFDLFQKIIIIEDLDGLKEDALYALREFISNQVLRSSVTIKDKKGNNKSSHKIVKGQFSSLSATTKGELYEDNMNRSFIVAVNESEEQTEKIISYQNRRNAGEINKNGEEKAVGFIQKIIRNLKHYEVINPYATQIQLPSNVKNKRRLNEMFQSIIKQITLLYQYQREIKNDYLITEIEDIENAVEILFESIILKIDELDGSLRQFFEKLKKAFKEDQFSRFDAMEITGFKKTQLQFYLNELVRLEYLKQIGFANKGFKYKISYNDNIQRVRKELKESFTKQLEQLKLNAIER
- a CDS encoding CHC2 zinc finger domain-containing protein — encoded protein: MEISAIKERLSLSEVLQYYNLQPQNNMLKCFMHDDKTASLQVNLEKNFYKCHSCGKTGDVIQFIEDYEKLTKHEAIKKAQSLISSEMSIIKNPTKEKNNHLSDTDFLENTFSYFRKALYCSVPAKQYIEKRNLDNSILEIGYNSGQFHHGERKSEELISNALEVGLLQDKGLVNNRTGEKGYSIFCE